The following nucleotide sequence is from Flavobacterium sp. N1736.
AATGTAATAAATATTCTGTTTATTATTGTATAACATATAAAACAGTGCTCCGGACATAAAGAAGGACAAATGTTTTATAAGATTAAATAAGTTGGTGAATTTTTGAAAAAGTTTAATATGATTAAAATTCAAAAAAAGCAATATGTTGTATGACACTAATAATATAAAACATACTACAATGAAGTTCCTTTTAAAATTACGTTTATCGGCAAAATAAAGAATGCTGGCTAAAAAATAAAATTGAACTTCCGGCCATAAACTCCAATAATCATAATTGATGTAACCAAAATAATTTGGAATTTCTGAAAAGAGATTATAAAAATTAGGCGGTAAAAAAGTAATACTGATAATTAAATTTCTTAAATAATTATCAGAAAATGTGTGCTGATGATCAAAAGCTAATATAAAGCAATATGTTAAAACAGAAGCGATTACTATTGAAGGAAATAAACGAATAAGTCTTTTTTTCCAAAACGAAATAAAATCTTTGGTGCTTTCTAACGAATAACAAATTACAAATCCGCTTATGATAAAGAAAAAAGGAACTCCCTTAAATCCATAATGAAAATAATTCCCTCCAAAATAAGGGTATTTTGTATCATTCCAACGGAAAAAATAATGATATAAAATAACTGATATAATTGCTATAGCCCTGAATCCATCTAATATTGCTATTCGACTTTTGGATGCTGTTATCTCTGAATGAACTTTATTCATAATTTGATAAAATTGTGGCTATTCTTTTGCTTGTTCCTGTTAAATCCTGACCTATCTGCAAATCAATCATTGCTTTTCGATCTGCTTTTCTTTCGTCCGGATTATTAAAGGTCTGATTAATCTGATCGATTAATTCCTGTTTGTCTTTAGCAATAGTTACAGCGTTGCCATCTATAACTTTTTTGTAATGGTTATAATTTAAAAATCGCTGATCATTGTAAAGTCCATTTTCCTTATTTCCAAAAACGGTATTAATGACGGGTTTATCAAACAGCATAAAATCTAAACTCATTGTAGAGCACATGTTTATGCTTAAATCGGCATTTTCTAATAATGATCTTAAATCTGTAATATCTTCATCACTTGGAATTCGCTGCGACCAGCTTTCCTGATGATTTTCTCTGGTCAAAATCCATTTTGGCACATTCCAGATAATTTCCGGAAATTCATCACGAATCGATTTGAATCTGCTGTCATCTTCGGCGGGAGAAGTTCGTACTAAAAGCTGTACTTGTGCCTCAATTTGTTTACTTCGAATAGCTTCGGCAATGGTTTTAATTACAATTGGATCATTTGGACCAATCGAAACATCGGCACAGCTATAACAGATTATTTTTTTAGTGCTGTCTAATGAAAATTTAGCAAGAAAATTTTCTTTTGAAGATTTGTATTTATCCAAAACGTAAGGTTCAAATTGAGGTGTTCCAACAACCTGAACATCATCATTTTTTACGTTTGGATAAAAATAAAGTAACTCATCTTTCATTAATTGGCTCCAGACCAAAAACTTATCAAACGTTCCAAGCATTCTTCCTTTTGAAGCTAAATTGTCCCAGCTAAAAATAAAGGTACTTGTTGGAATTTTTGTTTGAATCGCCGCATACAAAAATGGCGCTAAATAAGGCGGACGCTGATGTGTAAAAAATAAATGTGACGGTTTATCTTTTTTAAGTATTGCTATATATTCTTTTGTTATTTTATTTTTTGAAAAAGATAAAAACTGGAATTTTTCGGCTAATAAAATACTGGAATTTGAATTTATAAAATTCGTAAAAGTATAGATGCTTTTTACAAATAATGAACGAACAGAATTATTTTTAGGATAACCTGAAACCAGATTATCATTCATGCCGTAAAAGGATTTATTTTTTTGTAAATGGGCAATTTCTTTCCATTTTCTAAAAGCCCAGGTTGCTTTTCCTTCTTTAAAAACGGCAAGTTCTTTTATCTCAAGTTTTGAATTATTAAAATTCTGATAACAACTTTCAGGCAAACCGGAATAGATAATAATTTTGTCAAATTCTTTCACCGCCTCGGTAATGAAATCACTCATGACAAAATTTCTGTATCCTACTCCGTCAGTTATTACTATTCCTAATTTTTTCATTTTTAATTATAATAAGATTAACTCGTTTTGTGTAATTAATTTTAACACATAGAAACATAGATTGTTACTCTCAAAAAAGGCGTTTCACTTATTTAAACAAACATAGCTTTGTGAAAGAAATGTGTTATGTTTTTTTACGCAGATTTGATTAAGATTACTTAAAATCTCTAAATTGTTTTTGATGATTGAGTTCCCAAATTGTGGCTTTTTGAATGCTTTGAAGAAATAATTCGTTGCTGTTTCCTTTGCCAAAATCATCTTCAACAATTTGTACTTTGTGAGAATCAATAATTGAAAGCGCTTCTTTTATTCCATTTTCAGAATAATCTGTATTGATAATATCAGCGTGAACGGCTCTGTTTTGCTGGCGGGTTCCGATATTAATAATTGGAATTCCATAATACGGAGCTTCCCGAATTCCTGCGCTGCTGTTACCAATAATAAACTGACTGTTTTTTAATAACGTCAGGAAATATTCGAATCGCAATGATGGAAAAATTCTAAATCTTGGGTTTTCTTTTAGTTTCTCATAAGCATCAATAATAAACTGGCTTCCTAAATCATTATTTGGAAAAATAACAACATAATTATGATTGTCCTGTAATAATGAGGCAACAAAAGTTTCAGCATATTTTTGCATTTCCTTGATTTCGGTCGTTACGGGATGAAACATTACAATGGCATATTTTTCAAAATCTATTTTATAATATGCTTTTGCGATTGTTAAATCAGGTAATTGATCTGAAAACATGATGTCAATATCGGGAGAACCAATTGTAAAAATAGATTCTTTAATTTCTCCCATTTGCTCTAGTCTTTTTGCGGCTTGTTTGTTTGAAACAAAATGAATGTGGCTTAATTTACTAACGCTGTGACGAATTAATTCATCAACCGTTCCAGAAACTTCTCCGCCTTCTATATGCGAAACCAAAATATTATTCAGCGAACCTACAATTGCGCCTGCAAGTGTTTCGACACGATCGCCGTGTACAACAATCATATCAGGATTTATCTTTTTGCAATAATTTGATAATCCTTCAATGGTTTTTGCCAATGTTAAATCCATTGTGGTTTCGTGCGTATGATTTTCGAATGTAAAAACATTTTTAAAATTACAACGGTCGATCTCAATCAAAGTATACCCATATACTTCCTGCAAATGCATTCCGGTTACAAATACAAAAACTTCAAATTCCGGTTGTTTTTCCAGAATCGAAATAAGTGATTTTATTTTGCCAAAATCGGCACGTGTTCCTGTTAGGAAAAGGATTTTTTTCATTTAAAATATTTTACTCAAAATCAGTAAAATCCAATTGTTCGTCGTTTTCAATATCTCTTAAAGCAGTTTTTCCAATTAAATCATTAAAATGTTCTGCCAGAATTTTTCCGGTTCCGGGACGTTTTACCCAAATATTTTGTTTAGATAATTTTTCGCCTTTTTTAATTGAAGCTATGGCACAAACGGTAGCAAATGCAAAATCTATTGTAACTTGTTCTTCTAATGCCGGTTTTTTTGTCCCACCGCGCATTAAGGCTATTTCTGCACTCGAAACAATTAATTCTGCGCAGGCTTTTTCATCCATACTGCAAACAATATCCGGACCTGTTCGCTGCATATGATCTGTAAAATGTCTTTCAAGAATACTTGCACCAAGGGCAACTGCTCCTAAACAGGCATTATTATTTAAGGTATGATCGCTTAAACCAAAAACTTTATCCGGAAAAGCGTTGTGTAATTCTGTCATTGCACCAAAACGAACTAAATGAATTGGCGTTGGATATAAATTTGTGGTATGCAAAAGTGCTACCGGAATATTATGTTTGTCGAATATAGCAACGGCTTTGCTAATACTTTCTATGGTATTCATTCCTGTGCTTAAAATGACAGGTTTTCCAAAAGAAGCAATATGTTCTAATAAGGGATAATTGTTGCATTCTCCTGAACCAATTTTATAGGCTGGAATATCAAATTTCTTCAGTCTTTCGGCAGCAGCTCTGGAAAATGGCGTTGAAATAAAAATCATGCCTTTACTTTCTACATAATTTTTAAGTTCAAGCTCGTCAGCTTCATTAAGCGAACAGCGTTCCATGATTTCGTAAATAGACACATCGGCATTTCCGGGAATTACTTTTTTAGCAGCTCCGCTCATTTCATCTTCAACAATATGAGTTTGATGTTTTACCACCTCAACTCCTGCTCTTTTTGCGGCATCAACCATTTCTTTGGCAACTTGTAATGAGCCTTCGTGATTAATTCCGATTTCGGCAATAACTAAAGGAGGAAAATCCGGTCCGATTTTTCGTCCTGCAATTTCTATAAATGGGTTCATAAAGTAGGTTATGAATTAGGGTTTTATATGTTTGTTGTATAAATATTCTGCGTAATCAAAATCGTCTTGGGTATCAATATCGACGTTGGCAAAAATAGAATCTATTTTGAAAGGAAATGCATTTTCTGCAATAATTATATTTTCCATAATTAGTGCGGTTTTAGTGATATAAAGTAATCCGTTTTCGAAAAAAAGCGGTTCTAAATCCTGACTACGCTGACCAATTTCATAATTATAAGGAATAAATTTATGATTTTCTATTTTTCCGAATTTCTGGTGATTTCGGGAAACGGTAAATAAACTATCGTGTTTTTCATTTTGATAAATATCAAATGTCTCCTGCAATAAATTTTGTGGACGAAGCGGATTTGTTGCC
It contains:
- a CDS encoding acyltransferase family protein, translated to MNKVHSEITASKSRIAILDGFRAIAIISVILYHYFFRWNDTKYPYFGGNYFHYGFKGVPFFFIISGFVICYSLESTKDFISFWKKRLIRLFPSIVIASVLTYCFILAFDHQHTFSDNYLRNLIISITFLPPNFYNLFSEIPNYFGYINYDYWSLWPEVQFYFLASILYFADKRNFKRNFIVVCFILLVSYNILLFLNFNHIKLFQKFTNLFNLIKHLSFFMSGALFYMLYNNKQNIYYIVFLLFSFIMINYSFDLPQFIASTIMFLLFFCFLYYPKFLLFLENRFLVKIGASSYFLYLIHDYIGAVWIKNIVGFFYPNSFIAPVLMIIIMVSFSILYTQKVESKIAKYLHTRLLKRND
- a CDS encoding CDP-glycerol glycerophosphotransferase family protein, whose product is MKKLGIVITDGVGYRNFVMSDFITEAVKEFDKIIIYSGLPESCYQNFNNSKLEIKELAVFKEGKATWAFRKWKEIAHLQKNKSFYGMNDNLVSGYPKNNSVRSLFVKSIYTFTNFINSNSSILLAEKFQFLSFSKNKITKEYIAILKKDKPSHLFFTHQRPPYLAPFLYAAIQTKIPTSTFIFSWDNLASKGRMLGTFDKFLVWSQLMKDELLYFYPNVKNDDVQVVGTPQFEPYVLDKYKSSKENFLAKFSLDSTKKIICYSCADVSIGPNDPIVIKTIAEAIRSKQIEAQVQLLVRTSPAEDDSRFKSIRDEFPEIIWNVPKWILTRENHQESWSQRIPSDEDITDLRSLLENADLSINMCSTMSLDFMLFDKPVINTVFGNKENGLYNDQRFLNYNHYKKVIDGNAVTIAKDKQELIDQINQTFNNPDERKADRKAMIDLQIGQDLTGTSKRIATILSNYE
- the neuC gene encoding UDP-N-acetylglucosamine 2-epimerase; this translates as MKKILFLTGTRADFGKIKSLISILEKQPEFEVFVFVTGMHLQEVYGYTLIEIDRCNFKNVFTFENHTHETTMDLTLAKTIEGLSNYCKKINPDMIVVHGDRVETLAGAIVGSLNNILVSHIEGGEVSGTVDELIRHSVSKLSHIHFVSNKQAAKRLEQMGEIKESIFTIGSPDIDIMFSDQLPDLTIAKAYYKIDFEKYAIVMFHPVTTEIKEMQKYAETFVASLLQDNHNYVVIFPNNDLGSQFIIDAYEKLKENPRFRIFPSLRFEYFLTLLKNSQFIIGNSSAGIREAPYYGIPIINIGTRQQNRAVHADIINTDYSENGIKEALSIIDSHKVQIVEDDFGKGNSNELFLQSIQKATIWELNHQKQFRDFK
- the neuB gene encoding N-acetylneuraminate synthase; its protein translation is MNPFIEIAGRKIGPDFPPLVIAEIGINHEGSLQVAKEMVDAAKRAGVEVVKHQTHIVEDEMSGAAKKVIPGNADVSIYEIMERCSLNEADELELKNYVESKGMIFISTPFSRAAAERLKKFDIPAYKIGSGECNNYPLLEHIASFGKPVILSTGMNTIESISKAVAIFDKHNIPVALLHTTNLYPTPIHLVRFGAMTELHNAFPDKVFGLSDHTLNNNACLGAVALGASILERHFTDHMQRTGPDIVCSMDEKACAELIVSSAEIALMRGGTKKPALEEQVTIDFAFATVCAIASIKKGEKLSKQNIWVKRPGTGKILAEHFNDLIGKTALRDIENDEQLDFTDFE
- a CDS encoding cytidylyltransferase domain-containing protein → MKTIAIIPARGGSKRLPQKNVKLLGGIPLLAHSILYAKANKKIIDEVYVSTNDDEIKKIALEFGAKVISRPENISGDLEPTVSALKNVLEQIPDAVENIVLLQATNPLRPQNLLQETFDIYQNEKHDSLFTVSRNHQKFGKIENHKFIPYNYEIGQRSQDLEPLFFENGLLYITKTALIMENIIIAENAFPFKIDSIFANVDIDTQDDFDYAEYLYNKHIKP